A window from Candidatus Aegiribacteria sp. encodes these proteins:
- a CDS encoding polysaccharide deacetylase family protein: MRAKSVHISLHDVSPRHEKTIMRIHDVLVELGVVRYSMLVVPDFWGEWPLEDSPGFCEWLRDLSAGGTEMILHGYYHYDSIGSHRAIDRVRSALFTRGEGEFLGLDCETAAELLKKGKNKLERILKTDITGFTAPAWLYSKGTLKALSEIGFTYAESRWRTWNPLTGDTYLRVPVVNYAGGGNLKRWVADLWVTSSRVVLGGARTVRFAIHPADFENEITRGKIEKHLETLLKKRTARGHPLYGGCPQRT; encoded by the coding sequence ATGAGAGCTAAAAGCGTTCATATCAGCCTGCACGATGTGTCTCCCAGACATGAGAAAACCATTATGCGGATTCACGATGTGCTGGTTGAGCTGGGAGTGGTACGGTACAGCATGCTGGTAGTTCCCGATTTCTGGGGGGAATGGCCGCTTGAGGATTCCCCCGGATTCTGTGAATGGCTCAGAGATCTCTCTGCAGGGGGAACAGAGATGATCCTACATGGATATTATCACTATGACAGCATCGGCAGTCACAGAGCAATTGATCGAGTCAGATCAGCACTCTTCACGAGAGGAGAGGGAGAATTTCTGGGACTTGACTGTGAGACTGCTGCGGAATTACTGAAAAAAGGAAAAAACAAACTTGAGAGAATACTGAAAACCGATATAACAGGTTTCACTGCACCGGCATGGCTATACAGCAAGGGAACGCTGAAAGCACTTTCGGAAATCGGATTCACATATGCCGAAAGCAGATGGAGAACATGGAATCCATTGACTGGTGATACGTATCTTAGAGTACCGGTCGTGAATTATGCCGGAGGTGGCAACCTGAAAAGATGGGTGGCTGATCTCTGGGTTACATCATCCAGAGTTGTCCTTGGCGGAGCGCGGACTGTCAGGTTTGCGATTCATCCCGCTGATTTCGAGAATGAAATCACAAGAGGTAAAATTGAAAAGCATCTTGAGACGCTTCTCAAAAAAAGAACAGCAAGGGGACATCCACTCTATGGTGGGTGTCCCCAAAGAACATGA
- a CDS encoding glycosyltransferase, which produces MRICDTNSSYSETGGGIKIYHDRKMEYFANRPEHSIALVIPGRNTDCTVDGNTSVYRVKSLPLLDSGYRLIIDSGGLTSAFGDFKPDLVEIGSPYLLPIHTKKALGNSDVPTVGFYHTDYPDSYVQPFASKLFPVLSRSLSKLARNHVRRTYGGMTAVFAASRCILQKLHDSGVKRLFLTPLGVSTDQFSPSRRSDEFRRALGVYSGSKLVLYLARLHSEKGLDLLMAAYPLFRDPASIKLVIGGHGPAEGRLNQFIKQYPEVRRLPYLPGRDAVAEAMASADVYLSLGQSETFGLAGLEAISCGTTPVFPDSGASCDMAASLGFVPPYRSDSPESLANAIVSAAAMSDSDATDYLRRFALAGHDWNSVFRRIEVFYERIISAFRDGNPDRLISPDKWWED; this is translated from the coding sequence GTGCGAATCTGCGACACAAACAGTTCATATTCAGAGACCGGCGGCGGTATAAAGATCTACCACGACAGGAAGATGGAGTATTTCGCCAACCGCCCCGAACACTCAATTGCTCTTGTGATTCCGGGTAGAAATACCGATTGCACTGTAGACGGGAATACCAGTGTATACAGAGTGAAATCCCTTCCTCTATTGGATTCAGGATACCGCCTAATCATTGACAGCGGGGGATTAACGTCTGCTTTTGGGGATTTTAAACCTGATCTGGTTGAGATTGGAAGTCCCTATCTGCTTCCGATTCACACGAAGAAAGCACTTGGTAACTCTGATGTTCCAACCGTTGGGTTTTACCATACGGATTATCCTGATAGCTATGTTCAGCCTTTTGCGAGTAAATTGTTTCCCGTACTTTCGAGGTCGCTGAGCAAACTGGCCAGGAATCATGTAAGGAGAACATACGGCGGCATGACAGCTGTTTTTGCCGCCAGCAGGTGCATACTTCAGAAGCTTCATGACTCAGGAGTGAAGAGACTCTTTCTTACTCCTCTTGGCGTTAGTACAGATCAGTTCTCTCCATCCAGACGCTCTGATGAATTTCGTCGGGCTCTCGGGGTCTACAGCGGAAGTAAACTGGTGCTTTACCTCGCAAGGCTGCACAGTGAAAAAGGTCTTGATCTGCTGATGGCGGCATATCCACTGTTCAGAGATCCGGCTTCAATAAAGCTTGTTATTGGAGGACATGGCCCTGCTGAAGGCAGGCTGAACCAGTTCATCAAGCAGTATCCCGAAGTCCGTCGTCTGCCGTACCTTCCAGGTCGTGACGCAGTGGCTGAGGCAATGGCTTCAGCTGATGTATACCTGTCACTCGGTCAGTCAGAGACGTTCGGACTGGCGGGTCTTGAGGCAATCTCCTGCGGCACAACACCGGTGTTCCCTGATTCAGGCGCTTCATGTGATATGGCGGCGTCTCTTGGATTTGTACCTCCTTACCGGTCAGACAGTCCGGAAAGCCTCGCAAATGCTATCGTGTCCGCTGCGGCAATGTCCGATTCTGATGCAACTGATTATCTCAGAAGATTTGCTCTCGCAGGACATGACTGGAATTCCGTATTTCGAAGGATCGAAGTTTTCTACGAGAGAATCATCAGTGCTTTCAGAGATGGAAATCCGGACAGACTGATCTCTCCTGACAAATGGTGGGAGGATTGA
- the metG gene encoding methionine--tRNA ligase, with product MPRYLVTSALPYANGPTHLGQIAGAYLPADIYVRFLRMCEEDVIFICGTDEHGVPITLKAEQMGITPREVVDIFHEEIKSDFERLGISFDNFSRTETPEHYRFTQGVFLELLEKGHITEKPMEQFYCEKCKRYLPDRYVNGTCPECDSMNARGDQCDDCGTWLDALDLVDPVCAICGATPVPRETRQWFLRLDQFQGWLEIWLGNHGDWKNNVLNYCRGWLKKGLRERAITRDLDWGVPVPLDGVKGKVLYVWFEALLGYVSSTMEYFADKGNPDGWKDYWQNPDCRLVQFIGKDNIVFHAIIEPSVLHGLDGFILPWNIPANEYLNIKGEKFSTSRGTALWTKDYLDHLPPDPLRYTLAINAPENRDADFTWGEFRSKNNELADVFGNFINRTMKFAHLYFDGKVPEPARAGSVEEELMASAVRTRDEAEKQLRNFQLKAACSRIMDLAREGNRYFDQAQPWKTAKSNPQACATSIYYSLQIADSLRILLAPFIPFTSEKTGEMLGNTSLLWKDAGRENLQAGHQLGTPEILLNKLKKGFEKVMIKGEIDDGIDDSNSPGVSIKESISYDEFAKLDMRVGLLTEVHDIEGADKLYRLIADMGDHTRQLVAGMKPYYSKEELLNRKVIVLVNLQPVSIRGVKSNGMVLASDGGGKVFLLEPGSDSMPGDSIR from the coding sequence ATGCCCCGATATCTCGTAACAAGCGCATTACCCTACGCAAATGGTCCCACTCACCTTGGCCAGATTGCCGGAGCATATCTGCCTGCGGATATTTATGTTCGTTTTCTGAGAATGTGCGAAGAGGACGTTATCTTCATTTGCGGCACTGACGAGCACGGGGTTCCGATAACGCTGAAAGCCGAACAGATGGGTATAACTCCCAGAGAAGTGGTTGACATATTTCACGAAGAGATCAAAAGTGATTTCGAGAGATTGGGAATATCCTTTGATAATTTTTCTAGAACGGAGACACCTGAACACTACCGCTTTACACAGGGAGTATTTCTGGAGCTTCTCGAAAAAGGACACATCACCGAAAAACCAATGGAGCAGTTCTACTGTGAGAAATGTAAACGCTATCTTCCTGATAGATACGTAAACGGCACCTGTCCCGAGTGCGATTCCATGAACGCTCGCGGAGATCAGTGCGATGACTGCGGCACATGGCTTGACGCTCTGGATCTGGTGGATCCTGTTTGCGCCATATGCGGAGCCACACCGGTTCCAAGAGAAACAAGACAATGGTTCCTCAGACTGGATCAATTCCAGGGCTGGCTGGAAATCTGGCTTGGGAACCACGGGGACTGGAAGAACAATGTACTGAACTACTGTCGCGGATGGCTTAAGAAAGGCCTGCGGGAAAGAGCGATAACCCGCGATCTCGACTGGGGTGTGCCTGTTCCCCTTGATGGAGTTAAGGGAAAAGTACTCTACGTCTGGTTCGAAGCGCTTCTGGGTTATGTCAGCAGCACTATGGAGTACTTTGCTGATAAGGGGAATCCGGACGGATGGAAAGATTACTGGCAGAATCCTGATTGCCGTCTTGTTCAGTTCATAGGCAAGGACAATATCGTTTTCCATGCTATAATCGAGCCCTCGGTTCTTCATGGCCTGGATGGTTTTATCCTTCCCTGGAATATTCCCGCCAACGAGTATTTGAACATCAAGGGAGAAAAATTCTCTACAAGCCGGGGAACGGCACTCTGGACTAAAGATTACCTTGATCACCTGCCTCCCGACCCGCTCAGATACACGCTTGCGATTAATGCTCCTGAAAACCGTGACGCTGATTTTACATGGGGTGAGTTTAGATCCAAGAACAACGAGCTTGCCGATGTTTTCGGAAATTTCATAAACAGGACAATGAAATTCGCTCACCTGTATTTCGATGGAAAAGTACCTGAACCTGCCCGGGCAGGGAGTGTTGAAGAGGAACTTATGGCATCAGCTGTCAGAACACGGGATGAAGCGGAAAAACAGCTGAGGAACTTCCAGTTGAAGGCGGCGTGTTCGAGGATCATGGATCTTGCCAGGGAGGGAAACAGGTATTTTGATCAGGCCCAGCCCTGGAAGACAGCGAAAAGTAATCCTCAGGCATGTGCTACATCCATCTATTACAGTCTTCAGATCGCGGATTCACTAAGGATTCTCCTTGCTCCGTTCATACCTTTCACCTCTGAGAAAACGGGTGAAATGCTTGGAAACACTTCTTTGCTCTGGAAAGACGCAGGCAGGGAAAATCTTCAGGCCGGGCATCAGCTCGGGACTCCTGAGATTCTCTTGAATAAACTGAAGAAAGGGTTCGAGAAAGTAATGATCAAAGGGGAAATTGACGACGGTATCGATGACAGTAACTCCCCTGGAGTCTCGATCAAGGAAAGCATTTCTTACGACGAGTTTGCGAAGCTTGATATGAGAGTCGGGCTTTTAACGGAAGTTCACGATATTGAAGGAGCTGACAAATTGTACAGGCTGATTGCAGATATGGGTGATCATACCCGTCAGCTTGTTGCCGGAATGAAACCATACTATTCGAAAGAGGAGCTTCTTAACAGAAAAGTCATTGTTCTGGTCAATCTGCAGCCTGTTTCAATCAGGGGTGTAAAAAGCAACGGTATGGTTCTGGCATCCGACGGTGGAGGGAAGGTATTCCTGCTTGAACCGGGAAGCGATTCCATGCCGGGTGACAGCATCCGCTGA
- a CDS encoding stage 0 sporulation protein: MSNNGNSNNGNHTDDYESIRFEATELLRLQFSSKRLDTFINLAEIPVEIGEMVVVSVDRGEDLGRVVAKYNPRDPVASITGKFIRKATFTDIANYEQNRDFEDKVLRFCKERIAVRKQDMRLSSCEVQLDRRKIRIYFTADERMDFRGLVRDLASKFHARIEMRQIGVRDDARQKDGRGVCGQRLCCASYLSQFRSITLRDVREQDLTPNPSKVSGVCGRLKCCLHFESDFYRKARKLYPQVGSKARLGKRTGEIISVDIFSETVTLRMDDDEERTMDIEKFHRKRKPLKKEYDSEKRSSDTPGRD; the protein is encoded by the coding sequence TTGAGTAATAATGGTAACAGCAACAACGGTAATCATACTGATGACTATGAATCTATCAGATTTGAAGCAACCGAACTCCTGAGACTGCAGTTCAGCTCCAAACGCCTGGATACGTTCATTAACCTGGCTGAAATCCCTGTTGAGATAGGAGAAATGGTAGTAGTTTCCGTTGATAGAGGAGAAGATCTCGGAAGAGTTGTAGCCAAGTACAATCCAAGGGACCCTGTTGCTTCAATAACCGGAAAGTTTATTAGAAAGGCTACCTTCACCGATATAGCGAATTATGAGCAGAACAGGGATTTCGAGGATAAAGTACTGAGATTCTGCAAGGAAAGAATTGCAGTAAGGAAGCAGGATATGCGGCTTTCAAGCTGCGAGGTTCAACTGGATAGACGGAAAATCAGAATATATTTCACCGCTGATGAGCGGATGGATTTCCGAGGGCTTGTTCGTGATCTTGCAAGCAAATTTCACGCAAGGATTGAAATGCGTCAGATCGGGGTAAGAGACGACGCAAGGCAGAAAGATGGTCGCGGAGTCTGCGGCCAGAGGCTCTGCTGTGCATCCTACCTTTCACAATTCAGATCCATCACCCTGAGGGATGTTCGTGAACAGGATCTGACTCCCAATCCTTCGAAAGTTTCCGGAGTCTGCGGCCGTCTGAAGTGCTGCCTGCATTTTGAGTCGGATTTTTACCGAAAAGCGAGAAAATTGTACCCTCAGGTCGGTTCAAAAGCCAGATTAGGAAAAAGAACAGGGGAGATTATTTCAGTTGATATATTCAGTGAAACAGTAACGCTTCGAATGGATGACGATGAAGAGAGAACAATGGACATAGAGAAGTTCCACAGAAAAAGAAAACCTCTTAAAAAAGAATATGATTCTGAAAAACGATCTTCCGACACACCGGGCAGAGACTGA